The genomic region TCAGAGCCTTCGGGGCAATATTCTTGCCCATTTGTATCCCAGGAATCGCGGTAACTTCGATATTTACATTCGTAAACTCATGGAATGAGTACGCAATGTCTCTCACCATGTTGCGCGACGCCGATATGCAAACGGCCCCCGTACAAGTCGCATTTTTGACTGGCACTCTCTACGAAATTGAGTGGAATCTTATCATGGCAGGAACCCTTGTAACGACCATTCCAGTCGCAATCATCTTCTCCGGCATCCAGGGCTACCTCGTTCGAGGCCTGTCTGTGGGCGGTGTAAAATAAGTAAGAAAGCAATAAAATGGCAAAGATCACAATCAAAAATCTTTCCAAAAACTTTGGTCTGCTGAAGGTTTTGAATAACATCGACATTACCGTTCAAGACAAAGAATTTGTGGCGCTAGTTGGCCCGTCTGGATGCGGGAAATCCACGTTGCTGCGAATGATTGCGGGTCTGGAAACCCTGAGCGCGGGTGATATTATCGTAGACGACACAGTCGTCACCAACACACCAGCACAGCGCCGCGATTTGGCCATGGTATTCCAATCCTACGCACTCTATCCGCACTTGAAAGTATCAGAAAATATCGGATTTCCTCTGAAAATGCGTGGTTTGCCAAAAGCTGAGATCGCCGAGAAGGTTGAGAATGCGGCTAATATCTTGAAGCTTGCGGACTATCTAGATCGGCTGCCAAAGCATCTCTCTGGTGGCCAACGTCAACGGGTTGCAATGGGCCGCGCGATTGTTCGGTCGCCCAAAGCGTTCTTATTTGACGAACCGCTTAGCAACCTGGATGCCAAACTCCGAATTCATATGAGATCCGAAATTCGCGGACTGCACGACGAGTTGGGCGCGACGTCGATCTATGTCACCCATGATCAGGTTGAGGCCATGACAATGGCAGACCGGATCGTGGTCATGCACGGCGGGATTATTGAGCAGGTTGGAACGCCAATGGAGCTTTTTGACCGCCCTAAAAACGTATTTGTCGCGGGGTTTCTTGGCGCGCCAACGATGAACTTTTTGACTGCAGTCGTTGCCGCCAAAAACGACAAGCAAACAGTCTATAAAATTGGCGGTACTTCGAGCGAGTTCTCCACTCCAACCGAAGGATTTCCAAGCGTAAGCCTAGGTGATATGGTTCAGATCGGTCTACGGCCACAGCACATATCCACCAGCCATGAGGCCATTGAAAATTCGATCGAGGCAACAGTAAAAATTGCTGAGCAAACGGGCTGTGAGACCATTTTAGTCGTTCAGGTTGAAGGGGGTCTCGAGCTTACTCTGCAAACGCATGAGCGCGTGCTATTTTCTAGCGGTGACCAAATTTTTGTGACCCTGACACCAGAGCACTTACATTTTTTTGATCAATCTGGTGAGCACCGCCTTAACTAAACAACGGAGAATTGTTGAAAATGAAACCCGTAAGAAAAATTAGGAAGCGCGATCCGGTGCGAACGGGCAAGGCAATCCTTTCTGCAGGCCGCGCTGAGTTTTCGGTCGCCGGCTACGAAGGCGCACGCGTCGACCGGGTCGCTGAAAAATCAAATATGAGTAAGGGCCTCATCTACCACTACTTTGGCTCAAAGAGCGGGTTATTTTTGGCAATTCTCGAAGACATCTACCAAGAACTGCGTGATGAAAACTCAGGTTTGGTCCTAGACGACTTTGAGCCAGAGGAAGGCATTCGCCAACTCATCAACCACACCTTCACGTATTTTTCTAAGCACCCTGAATTTCTTGTTCTGGTGAATTCAGAAAATATGATGCATGCCGAACATCTTAAAAAATCGGTAATGATGCGAGATCTCTTTCGGCCGATTGTTGTCAAAATACAAGCTCTACTCGACAGAGGGGCCCGACAGGGGATTTTTAGAGAAGATGTGGACGTAATACAGCTATACGTTTCTATTGTCGGTCTCGGATACTTTTTCCTTGGAAACCGCCACACACTTGAAGTTGTATTTGATACTCCGCTCTTTGAAGATGATACTCTCAGCAATCGTCAAAGACATATCGAAGATATGATCTTGAGCTATTTGCGCCCCAACCCACACACACTAAACTAGCGGGTATGTACGCCCCGGAATCTTTGAACTAGCGCGTATCTGCATGCAAGAGAGGGTCTGACACAAACTCTGTGGAGGCATGTCCATGCAGTGAGACGTGCCCAAAGCAGGTCAACATGCCTTCACGATGTGGACGCCCTTTTTGCGTGCGTCCAGTGGTAATCCCCCCCGAAACTAAGGGGATGTGGAAGTAGAATTTTCTCGGCAGAATGCATGAGGAGATTTTGATGAAGATGACGAGATATAGCGAACCCCAAATTCTTGCGATCCTACGCCAAGCCGAAGGCGGTGTGCCTGTAACGGAGCTGTGCCGCGAGCACGGGATGAGCAACGCGTCGTTCTACAAATGGCGATCAAAATACGGTGGTATGGACGCGTCGATGATCAGCCAAATGAAGGCGCTTGAAGACGAGAACCGGCGGCTGAAAAAGATGTATGCCGAGATGAGCATGCAAGCAGAATTACTGAAGGAAGCCCTGGGAAAAAAGTGATCCGGCCAGCCTTACGACGGGGTCTGGCCGAGAAAGCGGTGGCGCGCCACGGTATCAGCATTGCGCTGGCCTGCCGCACGTTTGATGTCAGTGAGACGTGCTATCGTTACAGCCCGCTCTTGAGCGATGAGAACGAAGAGATTGCCGATCTGCTGGTTGGGCTGACGGCCGCACGGAAGACTTGGGGGTTTGGGCTATGTTTCCTGCATCTACGTAACGTGCAAGGTCATTCGTGGAACCACAAAAGGGTTTACCGGATTTACTGCGAACTGGAACTGAACTTGCGGATCAAACCTCGGAAACGGTTAAAGCGGGACAAACCCGATGCGCTGGCAGTGCCGGACGCCCCGAACATGACCTGGTCGATGGACTTCATGGCGGATCGCCTCGGGGATGGTCGGGCGTTTCGGCTCTTGAACGTGCTGGATGATTTTAACCGCGAGGGTTTGGGCATCGAGGTCGATTTTTCTTTGCCAGCCGAACGGGTTATTCGCAGCCTTAATCGGATCATTGAATGGCGTGGGAAACCAGGAACCATTCGGGTCGATAATGGGCCGGAGTACATCAGTGGTAAGCTGCTGGAATGGGCTGAGAAACAAGGTATTATCATCCAGTACATTCAACCCGGAAAGCCGCAGCAGAACGCTTACATCGAGCGCTATAATCGCACCGTCAGGCATGAATGGTTGGACCAACATATCATCGAAAACATAGAGGAGGCACAGGACTTTGCCACACAATGGCTATGGACTTACAATAATGACCGCCCGAATATGGGCCTCGGCGGCATCACACCCGCAATGAAACTGAAAATGGCCGCGTAAATTCTACGACCGCCCCCTGTTAAAAATGGGGGGATTACCCAGTGCTTTAGGAGCCGTGCTTCACAACTTGCTGTGTTTGTTGCCCAAGTCCTTGAATGCCCAATTGCACAGTATCGCCAGGATGTAACCAAACGGGATTTGGCTTTATTCCCATACCCACACCTGGAGGCGTACCAGTCGCAATAACATCCCCGGGGCGAAGGGTCATATAACGGCTGCAATAAGAAACAATTTCTGGAATTTTAAAGATCATGTTTTGCGTGTTTCCTGTTTGCATACGTGCTCCGTTTACGTCCAGCCACATTTCGAGATTATGCACGTCTCTGATTTCGTCCTTGGTCACCATCCAAGGGCCAATTGGTCCGAAACTATCACATCCTTTACCCTTGTCCCATTGCGTGGACTGTAGCTGGAACGTGCGCTCGGACACATCGTTCATAAGGCAGTAACCTGCAACATGATCTAAGGCATCATCTTCACTAACATATTGCGCCGTTTTTCCAATCACGATGCCCAATTCAACTTCCCAATCCAGTTGACTTGAATGAGGCGGCTGAATGATAGGGTCATTCGGACCAGAAATTGCGGACGTAGCTTTCAGGAAAATAATTGGTTCCGTTGGGATTGGCAGCCCAGATTCCGCGGCATGGTCCGAGTAGTTCAATCCGATGCATATATATTTTGAAATGCCGGCGATAGGCGCACCCATTCGCACACTGCCTGATACGATCGGAAGTGCCTCCACATCGATCCCATTTAGCATTTCAAATATATCCTCAGAAAGTTGATCTGGCCCGATGTCATCAAGAACATCTGACAAATCACGAAGACGTCCTTGATCATCAATCAAGCCCGGTCTTTCAGCGTTCAACGCTCCAAATCGGCATAGTTTCATCAAAAACTTCTTTCAATACTTGCGAATAATCATT from Parasedimentitalea psychrophila harbors:
- a CDS encoding TetR/AcrR family transcriptional regulator — its product is MKPVRKIRKRDPVRTGKAILSAGRAEFSVAGYEGARVDRVAEKSNMSKGLIYHYFGSKSGLFLAILEDIYQELRDENSGLVLDDFEPEEGIRQLINHTFTYFSKHPEFLVLVNSENMMHAEHLKKSVMMRDLFRPIVVKIQALLDRGARQGIFREDVDVIQLYVSIVGLGYFFLGNRHTLEVVFDTPLFEDDTLSNRQRHIEDMILSYLRPNPHTLN
- a CDS encoding fumarylacetoacetate hydrolase family protein translates to MKLCRFGALNAERPGLIDDQGRLRDLSDVLDDIGPDQLSEDIFEMLNGIDVEALPIVSGSVRMGAPIAGISKYICIGLNYSDHAAESGLPIPTEPIIFLKATSAISGPNDPIIQPPHSSQLDWEVELGIVIGKTAQYVSEDDALDHVAGYCLMNDVSERTFQLQSTQWDKGKGCDSFGPIGPWMVTKDEIRDVHNLEMWLDVNGARMQTGNTQNMIFKIPEIVSYCSRYMTLRPGDVIATGTPPGVGMGIKPNPVWLHPGDTVQLGIQGLGQQTQQVVKHGS
- a CDS encoding IS3 family transposase (programmed frameshift): MKMTRYSEPQILAILRQAEGGVPVTELCREHGMSNASFYKWRSKYGGMDASMISQMKALEDENRRLKKMYAEMSMQAELLKEALGKKLIRPALRRGLAEKAVARHGISIALACRTFDVSETCYRYSPLLSDENEEIADLLVGLTAARKTWGFGLCFLHLRNVQGHSWNHKRVYRIYCELELNLRIKPRKRLKRDKPDALAVPDAPNMTWSMDFMADRLGDGRAFRLLNVLDDFNREGLGIEVDFSLPAERVIRSLNRIIEWRGKPGTIRVDNGPEYISGKLLEWAEKQGIIIQYIQPGKPQQNAYIERYNRTVRHEWLDQHIIENIEEAQDFATQWLWTYNNDRPNMGLGGITPAMKLKMAA
- a CDS encoding ABC transporter ATP-binding protein, coding for MAKITIKNLSKNFGLLKVLNNIDITVQDKEFVALVGPSGCGKSTLLRMIAGLETLSAGDIIVDDTVVTNTPAQRRDLAMVFQSYALYPHLKVSENIGFPLKMRGLPKAEIAEKVENAANILKLADYLDRLPKHLSGGQRQRVAMGRAIVRSPKAFLFDEPLSNLDAKLRIHMRSEIRGLHDELGATSIYVTHDQVEAMTMADRIVVMHGGIIEQVGTPMELFDRPKNVFVAGFLGAPTMNFLTAVVAAKNDKQTVYKIGGTSSEFSTPTEGFPSVSLGDMVQIGLRPQHISTSHEAIENSIEATVKIAEQTGCETILVVQVEGGLELTLQTHERVLFSSGDQIFVTLTPEHLHFFDQSGEHRLN